Within Actinoplanes sp. L3-i22, the genomic segment GGCTGTGTTGCTGGATTGTTATCCAGCGTTACGAGATAGATCTCCGCAGTGCCTTGTGTTCCAGGCCACCATCGGAATACGTTGCCGGGCACAACAAACCGGTTCCTGATCCATCGGCGCCCAGGGGAGCGACACTCCCAGGCACGCACCACCCCTGACAAATCCGAATAAGGCCCCGGATTTACCCCCCGAAAGGACATATGGAATGCGTAAGGGACTGTTCGCCCTTGCCGCGGTCGGCCTCCTGGCCACCGGAAGCATGGCTGCCTGTGGCGACGACAAGGCTGCCGACACCGGTTCTTCTGCCGGTACCGCCACCAAGGCGGGCAAGGTTGGCGTGATCCTGCCCGACACCAAGAGCTCGGCTCGTTGGGAGACGGCGGACCTCAAGTACCTGACCGAGGCGTTCAAGGCCGCGGGCGTCGAGGCGGACATCAAGAACGCCCAGGGCGACAAGGCCTCCTTCCAGACCATCGCCGACGGGATGATCCAGGAGGGCGTCAAGGTCCTCATGATCGTCAACCTGGACTCCGGCACCGGCAAGAACGTGCTGGACAACGCCAAGAAGGCCGGCATCGCGACGATCGACTACGACCGTCTGACGCTGGGTGGCGGTGCGAACTACTACGTCTCCTTCGACAACGTCGAGGTCGGCAAGCTGCAGGGTCAGGGCCTGATCGACTGCCTGACCGCGGCCAAGGCGACCAAGCCGGTGGTGTCGTTCCTGAACGGCTCGCCGACCGACAACAACGCCACCCTGTTCAAGGAGGGTGCGGTCTCCGTCCTCCAGCCGAAGTTCGACTCGGGCGACTACACCAAGGGCCCGGACGACGCGGTTCCGGACTGGGACAACGCCAAGGGCGGCACGATCTTCGAGCAGCAGCTGACCAAGGACCCGAAGATCGCCGGCGTGCTCGCCGCGAACGACGGCCTCGGCAACGCCGCGATCGAGGTGCTGAAGAAGAACAAGCTGAACGGCAAGGTCCCGGTCACCGGCCAGGACGCCACCGTTCAGGGTCTGCAGAACATCCTCGCCGGTGACCAGTGCATGACGGTCTACAAGGCGATCAAGAAGGAGGCCGACGCGGCCGCCGGACTCGCGGTCGCCCTGGCCAAGAGCGAGACGCCGACCACCGCCACCGGCACGGTCACCGACACCGAGTCGAAGGCCACCGTCCCGGCCGTGCTGCTCAAGCCGGAGGCGATCACCAAGGCGAACGTCAAGACGGTCGTCGACGACGGCTTCGTGACCAAGGCCGAGCTGTGCACCGCTGCCTACGCCGCGGCCTGCACCGCTGCCGGCATCAGCTGATCCAGCCCAGCTTCACCGCTTGAACCGGCGACGGCGCCGCTCACGCACCTTCGCGTGGGCGGCGCCTGAGTCGGTTCCGGCGGGCCCCGAACGGCCGGTCACCGAACGAAGGAGAAACACCCGTGGCCGCGACACCCCTTTTGGAGCTGCGCGGGATCGACAAGAGCTTCGGTCCCGTACAGGTCCTGCACGATGTCGAACTGAACGTCTACCCCGGCGAGGTGACCGCCCTCGTCGGTGACAACGGCGCCGGCAAGTCGACGCTGGTCAAGTGCATCAGTGGCATCTACACGATCGACGCGGGCACGGTGACTTTCGACGGCAAGCAGGTCGCCATCCACAGTCCCCGCGAGGCCGCCGATCTCGGCATCGAGGTCGTGTACCAGGACCTCGCGCTCTGCGACAACCTGGACATCGTCCAGAACATGTTCCTCGGCCGGGAGAAGGTCCGCGGCATCGTCCTGGACGAGCCGACCATGGAGCAGATGGCCGGCGAGACCCTGGCCAGCCTCTCGGTGCGCACCGTCAAGTCGCTGCGCCAGCTGGTCGCCAGCCTCTCCGGTGGTCAGCGCCAGACCGTGGCGATCGCCAAGGCCGTGCTCTGGAACAGCCGGGTCGTCATCCTCGACGAGCCGACCGCCGCGCTCGGTGTGGCGCAGACCGCCCAGGTTCTGGAGCTGGTCCGCCGGCTGGCCGACAACGGCCTCGGCGTGGTCCTGATCTCGCACAACATGAACGACGTCTTCGCGGTCTCCGACCAGATCGCCGCGCTCTACCTGGGCCGGATGGCCGCCCAGGTCAAGGCCAGCGACGTCACGCACTCGCAGGTCGTCGAGCTGATCACCGGCGGGCGCAGCGGCAACCTGGGCCTCCCGCCGGAGAAGCCCACCGACTTCGTCGACATCACGCCTGGAGCGGATCAGTGACCACCACACCCACCCTTGAGACCGCCGGTGGCGTCAAGGTAGTCAAGCCCACCGTCGGCACCCACG encodes:
- a CDS encoding sugar ABC transporter substrate-binding protein, producing MRKGLFALAAVGLLATGSMAACGDDKAADTGSSAGTATKAGKVGVILPDTKSSARWETADLKYLTEAFKAAGVEADIKNAQGDKASFQTIADGMIQEGVKVLMIVNLDSGTGKNVLDNAKKAGIATIDYDRLTLGGGANYYVSFDNVEVGKLQGQGLIDCLTAAKATKPVVSFLNGSPTDNNATLFKEGAVSVLQPKFDSGDYTKGPDDAVPDWDNAKGGTIFEQQLTKDPKIAGVLAANDGLGNAAIEVLKKNKLNGKVPVTGQDATVQGLQNILAGDQCMTVYKAIKKEADAAAGLAVALAKSETPTTATGTVTDTESKATVPAVLLKPEAITKANVKTVVDDGFVTKAELCTAAYAAACTAAGIS
- a CDS encoding ATP-binding cassette domain-containing protein, which translates into the protein MAATPLLELRGIDKSFGPVQVLHDVELNVYPGEVTALVGDNGAGKSTLVKCISGIYTIDAGTVTFDGKQVAIHSPREAADLGIEVVYQDLALCDNLDIVQNMFLGREKVRGIVLDEPTMEQMAGETLASLSVRTVKSLRQLVASLSGGQRQTVAIAKAVLWNSRVVILDEPTAALGVAQTAQVLELVRRLADNGLGVVLISHNMNDVFAVSDQIAALYLGRMAAQVKASDVTHSQVVELITGGRSGNLGLPPEKPTDFVDITPGADQ